The Orcinus orca chromosome 16, mOrcOrc1.1, whole genome shotgun sequence genome includes a window with the following:
- the CLDN3 gene encoding claudin-3 yields MSMGLEIAGTSLAVMGWLSTIVCCVLPMWRVTAFIGSSIITAQITWEGLWMNCVVQSTGQMQCKVYDSLLALPQDLQAARALIVIAILLAAFGLLVALVGAQCTNCVQDETAKAKITIVAGVLFLMAALLTLVPVSWSANTIIREFYNPLVPDAQKREMGSALYVGWAAAALQLLGGALLCCSCPPREKKYTPAKILYSAPRSNGPGTGTGTAYDRKDYV; encoded by the coding sequence ATGTCCATGGGCCTGGAGATCGCGGGCACCTCGCTGGCCGTCATGGGCTGGCTGAGCACCATCGTGTGCTGCGTGCTGCCCATGTGGCGCGTGACGGCCTTCATCGGCAGCAGCATCATCACGGCGCAGATCACCTGGGAGGGCCTGTGGATGAACTGCGTGGTGCAGAGCACGGGCCAGATGCAGTGCAAGGTGTACGACTCGCTGCTGGCGCTGCCGCAGGACCTACAGGCGGCCCGCGCCCTCATCGTCATCGCCATCCTGCTGGCCGCCTTCGGGCTCCTTGTGGCGCTCGTGGGTGCCCAGTGCACAAACTGTGTGCAGGACGAAACAGCCAAGGCCAAGATCACCATCGTGGCGGGCGTGCTCTTCCTGATGGCCGCCTTGCTCACCCTCGTGCCGGTGTCCTGGTCGGCCAACACCATCATCCGGGAATTCTATAACCCGTTGGTGCCAGATGCACAGAAGCGCGAGATGGGCTCCGCCCTGTACGTGGGCTGGGCGGCCGCGGCGCTGCAGCTGCTGGGGGGAGCGCTACTCTGCTGCTCGTGCCCGCCGCGCGAGAAGAAATACACGCCCGCCAAGATCCTCTACTCGGCGCCGCGCTCCAACGGCCCGGGCACCGGCACCGGCACAGCCTACGACCGCAAGGACTACGTCTGA